In Fibrobacter sp., one DNA window encodes the following:
- a CDS encoding PIN domain-containing protein, with the protein MNLLIDSNVILDMVQRREPFSAISKEIIASCIKQKHQGFVSAHSLCDIYYILRKDLSVIQRLKLIEMFCQFFTVIPEKANDFIAVVQNPNTDDLEDGLQIQCATKSGLDYIVTRNIDDFKNSSVPAIQPSEFLAKQQ; encoded by the coding sequence ATGAACCTGCTCATTGATTCGAATGTCATTCTCGACATGGTACAACGCAGAGAGCCGTTTTCCGCCATTTCCAAGGAAATCATAGCGAGTTGCATTAAACAAAAACACCAAGGCTTCGTTTCGGCACACTCGCTCTGCGACATCTACTACATTCTCCGAAAAGACCTATCCGTTATTCAGAGATTAAAACTGATTGAAATGTTCTGCCAATTCTTTACAGTGATTCCTGAAAAAGCCAATGATTTTATAGCAGTAGTCCAAAATCCGAATACGGATGACCTTGAGGATGGCTTGCAAATCCAGTGCGCCACCAAAAGCGGACTAGACTACATCGTGACCAGAAACATCGACGATTTCAAGAACTCGTCTGTTCCTGCAATACAACCGTCCGAATTTCTAGCAAAACAACAGTAA